Proteins co-encoded in one Arthrobacter sp. ERGS1:01 genomic window:
- a CDS encoding DUF3515 domain-containing protein, whose product MRLNFISWRIAVPCAASALLVLTGCAPSVDITAARDSNSPACAPMMVALPDSLADAQRRTTTSQATAAWGDPSLVILRCGVQAPGPTTDRCVGVNGVDWVIKEGNPNWTLTTYGRVPATEVVIDPNKIPSSTVLAELSNAASKVPATRSCVGPGDENLPTGQ is encoded by the coding sequence ATGCGTTTGAATTTCATTTCCTGGCGAATCGCCGTGCCCTGTGCGGCGTCAGCCCTGTTGGTTTTGACCGGTTGTGCCCCGTCGGTGGATATTACGGCGGCCAGGGATTCCAACAGCCCGGCGTGCGCACCCATGATGGTGGCGCTGCCCGACTCCCTCGCCGACGCGCAGCGCCGCACCACCACGAGTCAGGCCACCGCGGCCTGGGGTGATCCTTCACTGGTGATCCTGCGCTGCGGCGTGCAGGCGCCGGGCCCGACGACGGACAGGTGCGTGGGCGTGAACGGCGTGGATTGGGTCATCAAGGAGGGCAACCCGAACTGGACGCTGACCACCTATGGCCGCGTTCCCGCGACCGAAGTGGTCATCGACCCAAACAAGATTCCCTCCAGCACCGTACTGGCCGAGCTGTCCAATGCCGCGTCCAAGGTTCCGGCCACCCGCTCCTGCGTGGGCCCCGGCGACGAGAACCTGCCCACCGGACAGTAG
- a CDS encoding methyltransferase gives MSIDPTPGPDAAATITWTQDGADHSALWRSANGARAPRNVVPVDDSLTADDAYRLAAQGQAMLWQGDYHNARQLLSAMARRTPAGKKRDGENVADAFYRYRQARSQRARILGQLLVPLGSGPAVALRRAPDVSQAWLAADGPVDTPTVAPLQDVLGAIGAYEWRKNGLYVDVLDAKIYPHYGTFAPIRSEYLDLVAQAALPSAELAFDIGTGTGVLAAILARRGVKRVLATDSEPRAIACAEENLAALGLGTVVEATLTNMFPAGHALLIVCNPPWLPGTPHTLLDNAVYDPKSRMLKAFLAGLADHLEPGGEGWLIISDLAEHLGLRSREELLDWIEAAGLAVLEKLDTPARHPRSMDRDDPFFDARSREITSLWKLGVR, from the coding sequence ATGAGCATCGACCCAACGCCCGGCCCGGACGCCGCTGCAACCATCACCTGGACGCAGGACGGCGCCGATCACAGTGCGCTGTGGCGTTCGGCCAATGGTGCGCGGGCGCCCAGGAACGTGGTGCCGGTGGATGATTCACTCACGGCCGACGACGCCTACCGGCTCGCCGCCCAGGGCCAGGCCATGCTGTGGCAGGGCGATTACCACAATGCCCGCCAGTTGCTCTCGGCCATGGCCCGGCGCACCCCCGCCGGCAAGAAGCGCGACGGCGAAAACGTCGCCGACGCGTTCTACCGCTACCGGCAGGCCCGCTCGCAACGGGCCAGGATCCTCGGCCAGCTGCTGGTCCCGCTGGGAAGTGGGCCCGCCGTCGCTCTACGGCGTGCGCCGGATGTATCGCAGGCGTGGCTCGCGGCGGACGGGCCGGTTGACACTCCGACCGTAGCTCCCCTGCAGGATGTCCTGGGCGCCATTGGTGCGTATGAGTGGCGCAAGAACGGCCTCTACGTGGACGTGTTGGATGCCAAGATCTATCCGCATTACGGCACCTTTGCGCCGATCCGCAGCGAATACCTGGACCTCGTGGCGCAGGCGGCGTTGCCCTCCGCCGAGCTGGCCTTCGACATCGGCACGGGCACCGGTGTGCTGGCGGCCATTCTTGCCCGGCGCGGCGTGAAAAGGGTCCTGGCCACGGACAGCGAGCCCCGGGCCATTGCCTGCGCGGAGGAAAATCTTGCCGCGCTGGGTCTGGGAACCGTCGTGGAAGCGACGCTGACCAACATGTTCCCGGCCGGACACGCGCTCTTGATTGTGTGCAACCCGCCGTGGCTGCCGGGAACCCCGCACACACTGCTCGACAACGCAGTCTATGATCCCAAGAGCCGCATGCTCAAGGCGTTCCTGGCCGGGCTGGCCGATCATCTGGAACCCGGCGGGGAGGGCTGGCTGATCATCTCCGACCTGGCCGAGCACCTTGGCTTGCGGTCCCGCGAGGAACTCCTGGACTGGATCGAAGCCGCCGGCCTGGCCGTGTTGGAGAAGCTGGACACCCCGGCCCGGCACCCGCGGTCCATGGACCGCGACGATCCGTTCTTTGACGCCCGGTCACGGGAAATTACCTCGCTGTGGAAGCTCGGCGTGCGCTGA
- a CDS encoding alkaline phosphatase family protein, whose amino-acid sequence MTTALAVSALALIPGASAQGDTTYEGLPAGHKTQKSLVIGLDGAAFSVMAGTELPNIASVRAGGMSATSNLYANPMAPTVSGAGWSSIATGVWPDKHRVVDNGFGGNNLEQYTDYQNRLEQADPATSTLVVGTWAPIPEIVFAAGTDLAISGGSDENTTAKAADYLKKGNPDSTFVHLDDIDGAGHSYGSASTQYRDQLKTTDAYVGEILNAVKARPSFAAEDWLIMLTADHGHTPTGGHGGNTPLERQTFVIAQGAGLPAGSTRNDVKIVDIAPTVLKHEGVAIDPAWNLDGAPIDEIVPDAFDTLRGQLKTRADETAVAADVSGWTHTAPEGWSIDNSAMPAGGVTEWAGWSFATDEFWTNVDRNQGRETSVRNRNVFAVADSDEWDDLAHAPGKFDSTLVSPAYPLNGQTAATLSFASNYVIDGPQSGEVFVSYDGAEPVLVKAYKLNTNKVEKLALDVPAGAKTAQIRFKYTGTNSAFWTVDQVAVTQEAWTVPVTTATVPAPNAAGWYTKAPAVTLGTAPAIAKAAVADSALRTEYQLNGAEWLRYTAPVTVPEGVTVFNYRSVNGGGVAEETKTLGTLKVDTTAPKVSAAVTGRTVAATASDAGSGLRSIEYTLDAGKSWQPYTAAVKAGDKALAVQFRAMDVAGNSSRTQNVGVAALAVATPAPSAPATAAPASPAPSSAATAAAVTKAPSADSSAGTSAKPALNQDAAAAGQLAQTGVAGGLLGIAVLAALALLAGLAMRMRMRRRA is encoded by the coding sequence ATGACTACTGCCTTGGCAGTGTCGGCATTGGCTCTCATCCCCGGGGCCTCGGCCCAGGGCGACACCACTTATGAGGGCCTGCCGGCCGGACACAAAACCCAAAAATCACTCGTCATCGGCCTCGACGGTGCCGCATTCAGCGTCATGGCCGGGACCGAACTGCCCAATATCGCCTCGGTGCGCGCCGGGGGAATGAGCGCCACCAGCAACCTGTATGCGAACCCCATGGCCCCCACGGTGTCCGGCGCCGGCTGGTCAAGCATCGCCACGGGCGTCTGGCCCGACAAGCACCGTGTGGTCGACAACGGCTTTGGGGGCAACAACCTGGAGCAGTACACCGACTACCAAAACCGGCTGGAGCAGGCCGACCCCGCCACGTCCACGCTGGTGGTGGGAACGTGGGCGCCCATCCCGGAAATCGTCTTTGCCGCCGGCACGGACCTCGCCATTTCCGGCGGCTCCGATGAGAACACCACGGCCAAGGCCGCCGACTACTTGAAGAAGGGCAACCCCGACAGCACGTTCGTCCACCTCGACGACATCGACGGTGCCGGGCACAGCTACGGCAGCGCCAGCACCCAGTACCGGGACCAGCTCAAGACCACCGACGCCTACGTGGGAGAGATTCTCAACGCCGTCAAGGCCCGCCCCAGCTTCGCCGCCGAGGACTGGCTGATCATGCTGACCGCCGACCACGGGCACACCCCCACGGGCGGTCACGGGGGCAACACCCCGCTGGAACGCCAAACCTTCGTGATCGCCCAGGGCGCCGGGCTTCCCGCCGGCTCCACCCGCAACGACGTCAAGATCGTGGACATCGCCCCGACCGTGCTCAAGCACGAAGGCGTGGCCATTGACCCCGCCTGGAACCTCGACGGCGCACCCATCGACGAAATCGTCCCCGACGCCTTCGACACCCTGCGCGGCCAGCTGAAGACCCGCGCGGACGAGACAGCCGTGGCCGCCGACGTGAGCGGCTGGACGCACACGGCGCCCGAGGGCTGGAGCATCGACAACTCGGCCATGCCCGCCGGCGGAGTGACCGAATGGGCCGGCTGGTCCTTCGCCACCGACGAATTCTGGACCAACGTGGACAGGAACCAGGGCCGCGAGACCAGCGTGCGCAACCGCAACGTATTCGCCGTCGCCGACTCCGACGAATGGGACGATCTGGCGCACGCGCCGGGCAAGTTCGACTCCACTCTCGTCAGCCCGGCCTATCCGCTGAACGGTCAGACCGCGGCAACCTTGAGCTTCGCCAGCAACTACGTCATCGACGGCCCGCAGTCCGGTGAGGTGTTTGTCAGCTACGACGGCGCCGAGCCCGTGCTCGTGAAGGCGTACAAGCTGAACACCAACAAGGTGGAGAAGCTCGCCCTCGATGTGCCGGCCGGCGCGAAGACCGCGCAGATCCGTTTCAAGTACACCGGCACCAACAGTGCGTTCTGGACCGTTGACCAGGTGGCCGTGACCCAGGAGGCCTGGACCGTTCCGGTCACCACCGCCACCGTGCCCGCCCCGAACGCAGCCGGTTGGTACACGAAGGCACCCGCCGTCACACTGGGCACCGCACCGGCCATTGCCAAGGCGGCAGTCGCGGACTCCGCCCTGCGCACCGAATACCAGCTCAACGGCGCCGAATGGTTGCGCTACACGGCACCGGTCACGGTCCCCGAGGGTGTCACCGTCTTCAACTACCGTTCCGTCAACGGCGGCGGTGTCGCCGAGGAGACCAAGACCCTCGGAACCCTCAAGGTCGACACCACGGCACCCAAGGTCTCCGCAGCGGTGACCGGCCGAACCGTGGCGGCCACCGCCTCCGACGCCGGCTCCGGGCTGCGCAGCATCGAGTACACGCTTGACGCCGGCAAGAGCTGGCAGCCGTACACCGCTGCCGTAAAGGCAGGGGACAAGGCCCTGGCTGTGCAGTTCCGCGCCATGGACGTTGCCGGCAACTCGAGCCGCACGCAAAACGTGGGCGTCGCCGCGCTTGCGGTGGCAACTCCCGCTCCGTCAGCCCCCGCCACGGCTGCGCCGGCATCACCCGCGCCTTCCTCGGCGGCAACCGCCGCGGCTGTGACCAAGGCGCCGTCGGCCGATTCCTCGGCCGGCACCTCTGCCAAGCCGGCACTCAACCAGGACGCGGCGGCAGCCGGCCAGCTGGCACAGACAGGTGTCGCTGGCGGTTTGCTCGGCATTGCCGTTTTGGCTGCACTGGCCCTGCTGGCGGGACTGGCGATGCGCATGCGCATGCGTCGACGCGCCTAG
- a CDS encoding D-alanine--D-alanine ligase family protein: MTTESTATPVPGRVRVAILFGGRSSEHAVSCVTAAGVLGAIDRTKYDVVPIGIAKNGQWVLAGDELAGWSLTGESLPEVASGERTVSLAQLGADQQLVVSEPAKVPEQLGAVDVVFPLLHGPWGEDGTIQGLLELSDTRYVGAGVLASAIGMDKHFMKVVFEAAGLTVGPYVAVTDREWTVNPSAVRERVAALGFPVFVKPARAGSSMGISKVDSLDGLDAAIAEAREHDLKLVIEAGIVGREIEIAVLEGRGSDAPRVSLPGEIAMVDGDHHAFYDFAAKYVQGDAVNLSCPADMPEADIARIQAQAAAAFDAVGAEGLSRVDFFYTADGELVINEINTMPGFTPSSMYPQMWAASGLSYPELIDELLQLALNRKTGLR, from the coding sequence GTGACTACTGAATCCACCGCCACCCCTGTGCCCGGACGCGTCCGGGTCGCCATCCTTTTTGGCGGGCGCTCCAGCGAGCACGCCGTCAGCTGTGTCACGGCGGCCGGCGTGCTGGGTGCCATCGACCGGACCAAGTACGACGTCGTCCCCATCGGCATCGCCAAGAACGGCCAGTGGGTTTTGGCCGGGGATGAACTGGCGGGCTGGTCGCTGACCGGCGAATCCCTGCCCGAGGTTGCCTCGGGCGAGCGGACGGTTTCCCTGGCCCAGCTGGGCGCGGACCAGCAACTGGTGGTGAGCGAGCCGGCCAAGGTGCCCGAGCAGCTCGGTGCCGTGGACGTGGTGTTCCCGTTGCTGCACGGCCCGTGGGGTGAGGACGGCACCATCCAGGGGCTGCTGGAGCTCTCCGACACCCGCTACGTGGGCGCCGGCGTGCTGGCCTCGGCCATCGGCATGGACAAGCACTTCATGAAGGTGGTCTTCGAGGCCGCCGGACTCACCGTGGGCCCGTACGTCGCCGTCACCGACCGCGAATGGACCGTCAACCCGTCGGCGGTGCGCGAGCGCGTGGCCGCCCTGGGCTTCCCCGTGTTCGTCAAGCCCGCCCGCGCAGGTTCCTCCATGGGCATTTCCAAGGTGGACTCCCTTGACGGTTTGGATGCCGCGATCGCCGAGGCCCGCGAACACGACCTGAAGCTGGTCATCGAGGCCGGCATCGTGGGCAGGGAAATTGAAATTGCCGTGCTGGAGGGCCGGGGGAGCGACGCCCCGCGAGTCTCCCTGCCGGGCGAGATCGCCATGGTCGACGGCGACCACCACGCGTTCTACGACTTCGCCGCCAAGTACGTCCAGGGCGACGCCGTGAACCTCAGCTGCCCGGCGGACATGCCGGAGGCCGACATCGCCCGCATCCAGGCGCAGGCCGCCGCGGCCTTCGACGCCGTGGGCGCCGAGGGCCTGTCCCGGGTGGACTTCTTCTACACGGCCGACGGCGAACTGGTCATCAACGAGATCAACACGATGCCCGGGTTCACGCCGAGCTCCATGTACCCGCAAATGTGGGCCGCCTCGGGGCTTTCCTACCCGGAGCTGATTGACGAACTCCTGCAGCTGGCGCTGAACCGGAAGACCGGCCTGCGCTAA
- a CDS encoding NAD(P)H-dependent glycerol-3-phosphate dehydrogenase — protein sequence MSYLDGKAPEKIAVLGAGSWGTTFAKILGDAAKGTDRRIVLWGRRAEVVDQINLHHRNPRYLSTTELPANISASTDVAEVLAEAQLVVLAVPAQTLREQLRAWAGHLAADAVVVSLMKGLELGTDARMSEVIAEELGLAPDRVVVVSGPNLAMEIARQEPTASVVACADENTAKWVAKVCTPPYFRPYTNNDVVGVEIGGIVKNVIALCVGICEGQKVGDNTKASVITRGLAETTRLALALGGRADTLAGLAGLGDLVATCSSSLSRNHTAGRMLGEGLTLEEVNNRMTQTAEGIKSGRAVSDLARKMGVEMPITNAVVGVLEGKLTVDDLGPLLLARELKSEGE from the coding sequence GTGAGCTATCTCGATGGGAAGGCGCCGGAGAAGATCGCCGTCCTGGGCGCCGGCAGCTGGGGCACCACCTTTGCGAAGATCCTCGGCGACGCCGCCAAGGGCACCGATCGCAGGATCGTGCTGTGGGGCCGCCGGGCCGAGGTGGTGGACCAGATCAACCTCCACCACCGCAACCCGCGCTACCTCTCCACCACGGAGCTGCCCGCCAACATCAGCGCATCCACGGACGTCGCCGAGGTGCTGGCCGAGGCTCAGTTGGTCGTCCTGGCCGTCCCCGCGCAGACCTTGCGGGAGCAGCTGCGCGCGTGGGCCGGGCACCTGGCCGCGGACGCCGTCGTCGTCAGCCTGATGAAGGGGCTGGAACTGGGCACCGACGCCCGCATGTCCGAGGTCATCGCCGAGGAGCTGGGCCTGGCCCCGGACCGGGTGGTGGTGGTCTCCGGACCCAACCTGGCCATGGAGATCGCCCGGCAGGAACCGACCGCCTCGGTGGTGGCCTGCGCGGATGAAAACACCGCCAAATGGGTGGCCAAGGTCTGCACGCCGCCGTATTTCCGCCCCTACACGAACAACGACGTGGTGGGTGTGGAAATCGGCGGCATCGTCAAGAACGTGATTGCGCTGTGCGTGGGCATTTGCGAGGGCCAGAAGGTGGGCGACAACACGAAGGCGTCGGTCATCACCCGCGGCCTGGCCGAAACCACCCGGCTGGCGCTGGCGCTGGGCGGCAGGGCCGACACGCTCGCAGGGCTGGCCGGCCTGGGCGACCTCGTGGCCACGTGCTCGTCGTCGTTGAGCCGCAACCACACGGCCGGGCGCATGCTGGGCGAGGGGCTGACGCTGGAAGAGGTCAACAACCGGATGACGCAGACGGCCGAGGGCATCAAGTCCGGCCGCGCCGTGTCCGATCTCGCCCGCAAGATGGGTGTCGAGATGCCCATCACCAATGCAGTGGTCGGTGTGCTCGAAGGTAAACTGACTGTCGATGATCTGGGGCCGCTCCTGCTGGCCCGCGAACTGAAATCCGAAGGCGAATAA
- a CDS encoding lysophospholipid acyltransferase family protein produces MSLGTRLFFAVLAGVARSAMNVLTGKEWHGLEKLPVGEGFIVVPNHCTEIDPIVVGHMLYNQNIMPHFLAKDGLFRTPVLGAVLRGAHQIPVERSGAGAGQSLTVAKRVLDGGGAVVVYPEGTLTRDPELWPMKGRTGAARLALSTGAKVIPVAHWGAQEVFPRYAKSFKIFPRKTARVVVGDPVDLSEFMGKTGDKATLEAMTEVIMADITAMLETLRGEKAPAQRWDPSKHNQASHGRFVERGASENKTGKHDDGTTETGDVQ; encoded by the coding sequence ATGTCGCTGGGCACGCGCCTCTTCTTCGCCGTCCTGGCCGGTGTGGCCCGCTCCGCCATGAACGTGCTGACCGGCAAGGAATGGCACGGCCTGGAGAAGCTGCCCGTGGGCGAGGGCTTCATCGTGGTGCCCAACCACTGCACCGAGATCGATCCGATCGTGGTGGGGCACATGCTGTACAACCAAAACATCATGCCGCACTTCCTGGCCAAGGACGGGCTGTTCCGCACCCCCGTCCTGGGCGCAGTGTTGCGTGGCGCGCACCAGATCCCGGTGGAGCGCAGCGGCGCCGGCGCGGGCCAGTCCCTGACGGTGGCCAAGCGGGTGCTCGACGGCGGCGGCGCCGTGGTGGTCTACCCCGAAGGCACGCTGACCCGTGATCCCGAGCTGTGGCCCATGAAGGGGCGCACGGGTGCTGCCCGGCTCGCGCTGAGCACCGGCGCCAAGGTCATTCCGGTGGCGCATTGGGGCGCCCAGGAAGTGTTCCCCCGGTATGCCAAGAGCTTCAAGATCTTCCCCCGCAAGACCGCCCGCGTGGTGGTGGGCGATCCCGTTGACCTGAGCGAATTCATGGGCAAAACCGGTGATAAAGCCACGCTTGAGGCGATGACCGAGGTCATCATGGCGGACATCACCGCCATGCTGGAGACGCTCCGCGGCGAGAAGGCCCCCGCGCAGCGCTGGGACCCGTCAAAACACAACCAGGCAAGCCACGGCCGTTTCGTGGAGCGCGGGGCGTCGGAGAACAAGACCGGGAAGCACGACGACGGCACAACGGAAACAGGGGACGTTCAGTGA
- the murA gene encoding UDP-N-acetylglucosamine 1-carboxyvinyltransferase, giving the protein MSRILTVRGGVPLKGRVQVRGAKNLVPKAMVAALLGNAPSTLRNVPEIKDVEVVTSLLQIHGVTVDKDPVTGDLTLDPANAKIASSSEINTHAGDSRIPILLCGPLIHSIGHAFIPDLGGCKIGDRPIDYHLEVLRKFGAVVDKTGGGILISAPNGLKGTKISLPYPSVGATEQVLLSATRAEGITELSGAATEPEIIDLIAILQKMGAIISVQTDRTIRIEGVQELRGYEHTALPDRNESASWASAALVTGGDIYVEGASQRDMMTFVNTFRKIGGGMDIHDDGIRFFHPGGDLKPLVLETDVHPGFMTDWQQPLVVALTQAQGVSIVHETVYENRFGFTEALIRMGASIQLHRECLGSVPCRFGQRNFTHSAVISGSTPLTGTTIDIPDLRGGFSHMIAALAAQGTSTVTGIDIISRGYERFTAKLDGLGADFDVHDSKKALV; this is encoded by the coding sequence ATGAGCAGGATTCTGACGGTCCGTGGAGGTGTCCCGCTCAAAGGGCGGGTCCAGGTGCGCGGTGCCAAGAACTTGGTTCCCAAGGCGATGGTGGCGGCGTTGCTGGGCAATGCCCCGTCCACTTTGCGCAATGTGCCGGAGATCAAGGACGTTGAAGTTGTCACGTCGCTCCTGCAGATTCACGGCGTCACGGTGGACAAGGACCCCGTCACGGGTGACCTCACCCTGGATCCGGCCAATGCGAAGATCGCCTCGAGCTCGGAAATCAACACCCATGCCGGCGACTCCCGCATCCCGATCCTGCTGTGCGGGCCGCTGATCCATTCGATCGGCCACGCGTTCATCCCCGATCTGGGTGGCTGCAAGATCGGCGACCGGCCCATCGATTACCACCTGGAAGTGCTGCGCAAATTCGGCGCCGTCGTGGACAAGACCGGCGGAGGCATCCTCATCTCCGCACCCAACGGCCTCAAGGGCACCAAGATTTCCCTGCCGTACCCCAGCGTGGGCGCCACCGAACAGGTGCTCCTCTCGGCAACCCGGGCGGAGGGCATCACCGAACTCAGCGGCGCCGCCACCGAACCGGAAATCATCGACCTGATCGCGATCTTGCAAAAGATGGGCGCCATCATCTCCGTGCAGACCGACCGCACGATCCGCATCGAAGGTGTGCAGGAGCTCCGCGGCTACGAGCACACAGCCCTGCCGGACCGCAACGAATCCGCGTCCTGGGCGTCGGCGGCGCTGGTCACCGGCGGCGACATCTACGTAGAGGGCGCCAGCCAGCGCGACATGATGACGTTCGTGAACACGTTCCGGAAGATCGGCGGCGGCATGGACATCCACGACGACGGGATCCGGTTCTTCCACCCCGGCGGGGACTTGAAGCCGTTGGTGTTGGAGACGGATGTGCACCCCGGTTTCATGACCGACTGGCAGCAGCCCCTCGTCGTGGCGCTTACCCAGGCCCAGGGCGTGTCGATCGTGCACGAGACCGTTTACGAGAACCGCTTCGGCTTCACCGAGGCCCTGATCCGCATGGGCGCCAGCATCCAGCTGCACCGCGAATGCCTGGGCAGCGTGCCGTGCCGTTTTGGCCAGCGCAACTTCACGCATTCGGCCGTCATTTCCGGCTCCACACCGCTGACCGGCACCACCATCGACATCCCGGACCTGCGCGGCGGCTTCAGCCACATGATCGCCGCCCTGGCAGCCCAGGGAACGTCCACGGTGACCGGCATCGACATCATCAGCCGCGGCTACGAACGGTTCACCGCGAAACTTGACGGCCTGGGCGCGGACTTCGACGTCCACGACTCCAAAAAGGCCCTGGTGTAG